In the genome of Bradysia coprophila strain Holo2 unplaced genomic scaffold, BU_Bcop_v1 contig_232, whole genome shotgun sequence, one region contains:
- the LOC119077138 gene encoding sodium- and chloride-dependent glycine transporter 1-like — MCAQKVENHDSENLNRGQWASKTEFILSCLGYAIGIGNVWRFPYLCYRNGGGAFLIPYLLMLFFCGIPLFFMETCLGQFASTGCISMFKITPIFKGVGIAIMIVNLVTLTYFNIIIAYPVIFMLKSWSAVLPWQECNNQWNTINCIQITSQNNGANHTNQLPFKTPADEFFHNEILKISSGIDNLGGIVWSVFWADLLVWVIVYFCIMKGVKSVGKVVYFTATFPFIILAILLVRGVTLPGAMDGIKFYLMPKWSELLNLKVWADAALQIFFSLGPGWGGIVNMASYNPFRNNTKWDSIIVPVVNSATSIFAGFVVFSVLGFMSFKTGQDIDKVATGGPGLSFVTMPLALTMMPFPQLWSFLFFFMLFLLGLDTVFVQLEAVLSSIMDECQMLRSHKSKVFLVSIFLIFIASIPCTTEGGMYVLQLLDWYAASISVILICFLELLCVCWFYGIDRFVRDIEFMLNAKLHWWWQVCWKYITPTILMFIFVTSIIYNSNVTYNGVSYPKWSITCGWLLCLTSITAIPTYMLYKLLITRGSLKKRIAIGLTSQDWGPSDAHTRQEWIDHVAEIRDR; from the exons ATGTGCGCTCAAAAGGTGGAAAATCATGACagtgaaaatttgaatcgCGGCCAGTGGGCTTCTAAAACCGAATTTATTTTGTCGTGCCTTGG CTATGCTATCGGCATTGGCAACGTATGGAGGTTTCCTTATTTATGTTACAGAAACGGTGGAG GTGCTTTTCTCATTCCCTACCTgttaatgttgtttttttgtggaatacccttgttttttatggaaacatGTTTGGGACAATTTGCCAGTACCGGATGCATCAGCATGTTCAAAATAACACCAATTTTCAAAG GAGTGGGCATTGCCATAATGATCGTGAATTTAGTTACTTTGACCTACTTCAACATAATCATTGCATATCCAGTTATTTTTATGCTTAAATCGTGGAGTGCTGTTCTTCCATGGCAAGAGTGTAACAACCAATGGAACACAATAAATTGTATTCAG ATTACGAGTCAAAATAATGGTGCCAATCATACAAATCAACTGCCGTTTAAAACACCAGCTGACGAGTTTTTCCA caatgaaattttgaaaatatcaagTGGCATTGATAATTTGGGTGGAATCGTGTGGTCGGTCTTTTGGGCTGACTTGCTTGTTTGGGTAATAGTTTATTTTTGCATCATGAAGGGAGTCAAATCG GTCGGAAAAGTTGTGTATTTCACTGCAACTTTTCCATTCATTATACTCGCAATACTTTTAGTGAGGGGAGTGACGTTACCag GCGCAATGgatggaattaaattttatttgatgcCAAAGTGGAGCGAATTACTGAACTTAAAAGTATGGGCAGATGCAGctctgcaaatatttttttcgttgggtCCAGGATGGGGTGGAATTGTAAATATGGCCAGCTACAATCCCTTTCGAAACAATacaaaatg ggACTCTATTATTGTGCCTGTTGTTAACAGTGCCACGAGCATCTTCGCTGGTTTTGTTGTGTTTTCCGTTTTGGGATTTATGTCAT tTAAAACTGGTCAAGACATTGATAAAGTGGCAACTGGTGGTCCTGGCTTATCGTTCGTTACGATGCCTTTAGCGCTGACAATGATGCCCTTTCCTCAATTGTGGTCCtttctatttttcttcatgCTATTTTTATTGGGCCTTGATACCGTT TTTGTACAGTTGGAAGCAGTTTTATCGTCTATAATGGATGAATGCCAGATGTTACGATCGCACAAATCAAAAGTGTTTCTCGTGTCTATTTTTCTGATATTCATAGCATCGATTCCATGTACAACGGAG GGCGGAATGTATGTTCTGCAACTTCTCGATTGGTATGCAGCTTCAATATCAgtcattttaatttgctttCTCGAATTACTGTGTGTTTGCTGGTTTTATGGAATCGATCGATTCGTTCGTGACATTGAATTTATGCTCAATGCAAAATTGCATTGGTGGTGGCAAGTTTGCTGGAAATATATCACACCGACTATATTGATG TTCATTTTCGTTACGTCCATAATATACAATTCGAATGTTACATACAATGGCGT ATCATATCCTAAATGGTCTATAACCTGTGGATGGCTGTTGTGCTTGACATCGATTACTGCTATTCCGACTTACATGCTTTATAAACTTCTTATTACGAGAGGATCACTAAA